The Anopheles maculipalpis chromosome 3RL, idAnoMacuDA_375_x, whole genome shotgun sequence genomic sequence GGAAGGTTTGCCGACACTGACCACCGAACAGATTAATGGCATTCTGGAAAcgataaaaaacaacaaacggtttgttttgatagtAAAGAACGTTAATTTCTCCACTGCCAAGGAAGAGATTTGGCAACACTTTGATCAAGCCGGTCGTGTGAAGGGTGTTCGCATACCGAAACATCGTTCGTCTGGGTTCGCGTTTGTGGAGATGGAAAATCCTGATGGGTTTCAGGTAAAGCGATGGTGTAGTCAGGATTCTTCAAATTCAAAGCTTTCCAATAATTTCTCCCCCTTTTCTCAACAGAAAGCATTCCTGCTCGATGGTTCGTATCTTGATGGGAGAAAAATCAGCGTAAACCTTTCAGAAAGCGGTAGCAAAAAGTCCGCTACCCGTATCCAGCTgcttgagaagaaaaatgccgaaattttaaagcttcggaagaaaaataggaaaaatgtTGCGGCAGAAGAAATAACGCTCGTGCCGGATCCAACCCTGCTGCAGAAGAAAGTTCCACCACCGGACAAATATCTCGACAAGCCGAAACGGAAGCAGCTAACGAAAAAGGAGCGAAAGGAGCAGAAGCAAAAGACTTCACTGCGGGCAAAGTTTAAGAAtttagaaaagaaaggaataaaGGCGTAAACAGTTGGACGGTGAAATCGAAATTGTGCACAGTATTTACCCTATTGTCAATGATCTATCTGGGTTAGTTTTGCACTTTAATTCCTGAATATCTTGATAGAAAAGTCGTACACAACTTGTTGAGATccgttgaaaaagaaaaaaattgtatattgaatttaaataatttgttcgACTGACACCTCTTCCTAGAAACAAGATATTATTTCTCACTACAGTGAGAAGGGTCTGTTCACTAAAGTGAgaagcaatatttttgtttgataaaatcGCCCCAACTGCAAGTGTCACCACTGGCTGACAAATTTGCTCCTCTTCATCATGTTGCGAAATCTGACAAGCAGCACctactttatttttgtttacaaaaccaATATATCAACTCCGACTGTGCGTGTCTGGCTAGCTCGGTGTGGGGCTTATCACACACTGCTTTACACGCCGTAATTGTGCAGCTTCACCGGCCATGGTACTCGCAAACTGCATCCGCTTCACCGCTACAGCTGCTGGCAAGCTTGGTCAGCGGGATATATTCGCCAACTTTCGCAACCTAGTAACCGCCACCGTCACATCGAGCTCCTCATCCATACCGGCCCAGGAGCAGCCGCGACGACAGCATGCCTCGTACGGGAAAATGTCCGGCTGGCAGATACATGCTTACGGTGTGCCACAGGAAGAGATACAGTTTAGTGATGGCATTAAAATGCCCATCCTACGCTCACCCACCCAGCTGCTGGTGAAGGTGAAAGCGTCCTCAGTTAACCCGATCGATGTGGCCATGATCAGTGagtggaggggtttttttttggttcgtatAACCATTCGTGTTtaactggttttttttccttctcggtGGATCTCATTGTCCTCTAGACGGCTATGGTGCATCGGTGCTGAATGCAATGCGCTGCAAGGATGGTGGAATCGAGTTTCCTCTCGTGCTCGGCCGCGACTTTAGTGGGGAGATTGTACAGAAAGGGTTGGGTATTTCTAGCCGTGAGCTCGAAGTAGGCGATGAGGTGTGGGGTGTTGTGCCGGTGCACTTGCAAGGTTGCCATGCCGATTACGTTGTCGTGGAGAAgtattgtgtgcgtgttttcgTGCCAAACGAAATcatgtaatttatttgttcgtttgtggtaattttcctatttttgtacacttttagctgttcAAGAAACCTTCCAATCTAAGCAAAATCGATGCAAGCGCTATACTGTACGCCGGTCTAACGGCCTGGTCGGGATTGTACATAACAGGACATTTGGGCGATCTGCTTGGCGCCATTTCacccgttggtggtggtgcgggCAAGAAGGTGCTAGTGCTTGGTGCTGCCGGTGGGGTCGGAACGTTGGCGGTGCAGATGCTGTTGGCTGAGGGTGTGGAAGTGTTTGCCACCTGCTCTACGGATGCAATGCAAATGGTACAAAATCTGGGAGTGAAATACGTGCTGGATTACACCGATCCGGCGCACGTACAGAACGTGGCCAGTGTAGGAAGGTAAAACGTGTGAGAAACTGTATCacgatcaaacaaaataacgattttttcttatttctctCACTTTTCTTAGGTTTGATATTGTGCTGGATTGTGCCGGAAAAGGCACCGAGTACGCAAACGAGGTACCATGGTTGTTCGATCAGTACATCACGTTCAATTCACCCGTACTTAAAAACATCGATGCGGATGGCTTTGCGGCAGGCATGTACCAGAATGCGGTGAGTCTCGTGCGTAATAATGCGGCCTCGCTTAGCACCCGGCAGGGTCTGGTGAAGTGGGGCTACTTTGTGCCGGCACCACAAGGTATCGCCTATCTGCAGCGTTTGgccgaaaagggaaaattgttGCCCGTGGTAGAGAAAGTGTTCCCGTACGCTGGTACGCCGGAAGCGTACGAACGTGTCGCGCAAAAGCATTTACGAGGGAAAGTGGTGATCGACTTCGAGTAAGCGGAATCGGTGGCGGCGCAGACTACACATTTAGAACTGTCGAACGAGAGCGAGAGTTTCGAATGGAAGAGATAGATAACGAAATATTGTAGCGAATCGTACACATTACGTGTGCTACCGTGTGATTATATACCATGCTAGTAATTAGAGAGAACTCAATTATCTTTCCatacaatttttctttcacgaTAACttcaacagaacaaaaaactcAAGCAAAACTAAACGTAACGactgttttgaattttatttgacaCGCAATTGACAGATGACATCAGGCGTGGTGGGGCAAAGCATtctagaaataaaatttttcttctcactAGAGTGAACGAGCGCTTCTCACTATCATGAGAATTGACATTTTGCTCGTGGGACGGAgatgagcaaaaacaaacaacaacaaaaggctgtaaacaaacaacaaatttccTTCGCTGGCAGGGCGACGAATCgttttatcgattttattATTCCGTAACTGGAAAACGTAGCTTTTTTCGGTGAAAACGCGGCCATGAGTGACGGTGGTGGCAGTGTGAGACAGCGCAAGAAAAGTTCCGGCGATGGCACTGGGAGTCGGCCACGCAAACCGTAAGCAGAAAAAATGCATGAAAATGCTGGAATTAGTGGATGGCAAAAAGCCTAAATTGTATCGTCTATTATTTGCCCCCTTTTTTAAGGAAATCAACTACCAGTTCCGGTGGTAGCTCGTCACCCAGCACCGCCCAACAGCATCAGATGTGGGCCCGGATAGTGCTAATGGTAGGTATTGTGGCCATCGTGTACTTTACCACGTTCCGAACGCGGGAGAAGAAATTTGCCACCCAGCGGGAAGTGCTTGAGCTACGCACCCAACCGCTCGACTGTTCCCGACCATATCTGGAGGAAATATCAAAGTTTTCCGGCTGTATACCGAACCAGTGTGGACGGTTTGTGAGCGATAAGATTGTATCACCGGCCGAAGCCGGCATACTGCTCGATCTTGCCCGGGCCGGATTCGAGCTAGGCCAATCAGCTGGAGGCGCTTCCATACTGGACCTCCACTCAGGTGCCCTCTCCAAGGGTACCCAATTTGTGAACGTGTACCGGTTGccggaagcaaaaaaactgTTCACCAATCAACATATCAACGTGTATCGACACGTAAAAGCAAAAGTACAACAAGCTGTGGCCGACAATTTCCGGCTCAATGTGGACGCACTGCACCTTACCCATCCGACCTTCTTTTCGAGGCTTACGAACGCGACCGCTAAAACGATTCACGACGAATACTGGCACGAACACGTCGACAAGGAAACGTACAACTCGTTCCACTTTACCACGTTGCTGTATCTGACCGATTACGGGAAAGATTTCACCGGTGGTCGGTTTGTCTTTATCGACAACGAAGGCAAACATAACCGTACACTTGTGTACATCGAACCGAAACGGGCGCGTGTCAGTGGGTTCACATCCGGTGCGGAAAATATGCACCACGTGGAGCAGGTGACCGGTGGCGTACGGTACGCGATTACGATTTCGTTCACCTGCGACCGGGAGATGGCAATGGCGGATCCAAAATTTGCACTCGACGAGGAGGAAGAGGCGGAAGACGGTGGTACAAGGGAGGGTAGGGTGGTCGAGCCCTGAGATAGGGCCGATACTGTGCTCGTTATCCGTACGCTGGAGGAGTTTAGTGCAAAGTAATTGCATTACGTTCGAAAggacaaaacccaaaaaaaaaaatgttccttttcttctttcg encodes the following:
- the LOC126564764 gene encoding reticulon-4-interacting protein 1 homolog, mitochondrial, producing the protein MVLANCIRFTATAAGKLGQRDIFANFRNLVTATVTSSSSSIPAQEQPRRQHASYGKMSGWQIHAYGVPQEEIQFSDGIKMPILRSPTQLLVKVKASSVNPIDVAMINGYGASVLNAMRCKDGGIEFPLVLGRDFSGEIVQKGLGISSRELEVGDEVWGVVPVHLQGCHADYVVVEKYCLFKKPSNLSKIDASAILYAGLTAWSGLYITGHLGDLLGAISPVGGGAGKKVLVLGAAGGVGTLAVQMLLAEGVEVFATCSTDAMQMVQNLGVKYVLDYTDPAHVQNVASVGRFDIVLDCAGKGTEYANEVPWLFDQYITFNSPVLKNIDADGFAAGMYQNAVSLVRNNAASLSTRQGLVKWGYFVPAPQGIAYLQRLAEKGKLLPVVEKVFPYAGTPEAYERVAQKHLRGKVVIDFE
- the LOC126564978 gene encoding 2-oxoglutarate and iron-dependent oxygenase domain-containing protein 3-like, whose amino-acid sequence is MSDGGGSVRQRKKSSGDGTGSRPRKPKSTTSSGGSSSPSTAQQHQMWARIVLMVGIVAIVYFTTFRTREKKFATQREVLELRTQPLDCSRPYLEEISKFSGCIPNQCGRFVSDKIVSPAEAGILLDLARAGFELGQSAGGASILDLHSGALSKGTQFVNVYRLPEAKKLFTNQHINVYRHVKAKVQQAVADNFRLNVDALHLTHPTFFSRLTNATAKTIHDEYWHEHVDKETYNSFHFTTLLYLTDYGKDFTGGRFVFIDNEGKHNRTLVYIEPKRARVSGFTSGAENMHHVEQVTGGVRYAITISFTCDREMAMADPKFALDEEEEAEDGGTREGRVVEP
- the LOC126565245 gene encoding uncharacterized protein LOC126565245, producing the protein MNKQKRKARASIPSATNGNDSDGSDYEVEWHVKPTPPKVNKAELYPLPPQVTKNLQKPARGARKVSTSSESDVETGEGLPTLTTEQINGILETIKNNKRFVLIVKNVNFSTAKEEIWQHFDQAGRVKGVRIPKHRSSGFAFVEMENPDGFQKAFLLDGSYLDGRKISVNLSESGSKKSATRIQLLEKKNAEILKLRKKNRKNVAAEEITLVPDPTLLQKKVPPPDKYLDKPKRKQLTKKERKEQKQKTSLRAKFKNLEKKGIKA